A single genomic interval of Apteryx mantelli isolate bAptMan1 chromosome 19, bAptMan1.hap1, whole genome shotgun sequence harbors:
- the CBX2 gene encoding chromobox protein homolog 2: MEELSSVGEQVFAAECILSKRLRKGKLEYLVKWRGWSSKHNSWEPEENILDPRLLLAFQKKEHEKEVQNRKRGKRPRGRPRKHVEPEMPPKTKSSSSSSSTSSSSSSSEEEDESDLEAKRGPRGRETHPVPQKKAQILVAKPEMKDSSRKKRGRKPLPPEQKAARRTVNLTKVLKTSRKEAGGSTKLMGKLQPQHSTQGSGIAVLKESPGTLAGLSSASSAENLPNMMKSGSTSPSRAISWQSSIVHYMNRMSQNQNSAETSPLGRLALKSQASSKSGLGLDLKMRNQKGSGELGLNIQGPKTAKGPSSSAGGDQKSGFAAGAQILHNGSKTPVSSSVPGSQLASSQELNLQALNLQSVKNGQNPAGGSSLSRHVCNALSKSSGSTAASMGAAVGKGGGAGAGLNVTSTGVLSGGDSCKNDKQAHRAVAGERDSAKSGAAGMQEGHATSETRKPGALSEMSTGEETSSDSDRDSASFPGVGQNMSVSIQTSQDWKPTRSLIEHVFVTDVTANLITVTVKESPTSVGFFNLRQY, encoded by the exons atggaggagctgagcagcGTGGGAGAGCAGGTCTTCGCCGccgagtgcatcctcagcaagcgGCTCCGCAAG GGCAAGCTGGAGTACCTGGTGAAGTGGCGAGGCTGGTCCTCCAA GCACAACAGCTGGGAACCTGAAGAGAACATTCTTGATCCAAGACTCCTCCTCGCTTTCCAAAAGAA GGAACACGAAAAAGAGGTGCAGAACCGGAAGAGGGGCAAGCGACCCAGGGGCAGGCCCAGGAAACATGTG GAACCAGAGATGCCTCCAAAAACTAAGTCAAGTAGCTCCTCTTCCTCAacatcctcctcttcttcttcctctgaagAAGAGGATGAAAGTGACCTGGAAGCAAAGAGAGGTCCTCGAGGCAGAGAGACTCACCCAGTACCTCAGAAGAAAGCCCAGATCCTGGTTGCAAAGCCAGAAATGAAAGACAGTTCCAGAAAGAAGCGTGGACGGAAACCTCTGCCCCCAGAGCAGAAAGCAGCTCGACGGACCGTGAACCTGACAAAGGTGCTAAAAACGTCCCGGAAGGAGGCGGGAGGCAGTACCAAATTGATGGGgaagctgcagccccagcacagcacgCAGGGCTCAGGGATCGCCGTGCTGAAGGAATCCCCGGGCACGCTGGCTGGACTCAGCTCTGCGTCGTCTGCGGAAAACCTTCCCAACATGATGAAGAGCGGTTCCACGAGCCCCAGCCGGGCCATCAGCTGGCAGAGCTCTATCGTGCACTACATGAACAGGATGtcccaaaaccagaactcagcaGAGACTTCACCCCTGGGCAGGCTGGCGCTGAAGTCACAGGCATCAAGTAAGAGCGGCTTAGGGTTGGACTTAAAAATGAGGAACCAGAAAGGATCTGGGGAGCTCGGGCTGAACATACAGGGACCCAAAACTGCTAAGGGTCctagcagcagtgctgggggggACCAGAAATCAGGGTTTGCTGCAGGAGCCCAAATACTGCACAACGGCAGCAAGACGCCTGTGAGTTCCTCTGTTCCTGGTAGCCAGTTGGCGTCCAGTCAGGAGCTGAACCTTCAAGCTTTAAACTTGCAGAGTGTCAAAAATGGGCAGAATCCAGCAGGCGGAAGCAGCCTCTCTCGTCATGTTTGCAACGCTCTGTCCAAAAGCTCCGGCAGCACAGCTGCGAGCATGGGTGCTGCCGTCGGGAAGGGTGGTGGAGCGGGTGCTGGATTGAATGTTACAAGCACCGGGGTGCTCTCAGGGGGGGACAGCTGCAAGAACGACAAGCAAGCGCACAGGGCAGTCGCTGGCGAAAGGGACTCGGCCAAAAGTGGTGCAGCTGGCATGCAAGAGGGGCATGCAACCTCGGAGACCCGCAAGCCAGGAGCCCTTTCCGAAATGAGCACGGGCGAAGAGACCAGCTCAGATTCCGATCGGGATTCTGCTTCCTTCCCTGGCGTGGGTCAGAACATGTCTGTTTCGATCCAGACCAGCCAGGACTGGAAACCCACCCGCAGCCTCATCGAGCACGTCTTTGTCACAGATGTCACAGCTAACCTGATCACAGTGACAGTCAAGGAGTCCCCTACCAGCGTGGGGTTTTTCAACCTACGGCAATACTGA